A genomic stretch from Patagioenas fasciata isolate bPatFas1 chromosome 10, bPatFas1.hap1, whole genome shotgun sequence includes:
- the LOC136115609 gene encoding olfactory receptor 14J1-like, with the protein MSYDRYVAICKPLHYGTLLGSRACVHMAAAAWATGFLNALLHTANTFSLPLCKGNALDQFFCEVPQILKLSCSHSYLREAGLIVVSVCLIFGCFVFIVVSYVQIFRAVLRIPSEQGRHKAFSTCLPHLAVISLFVSTGVFANLKPPSISSPSLDLVVSVLYSVVPPAVNPLIYSMRNQELKVALKKPIHSFFCQQQ; encoded by the coding sequence atgtcgtacgaccgctacgttgccatctgcaaacccctgcactacgggaccctcctgggcagcagagcttgtgtccacatggcagcagctgcctgggccactgggtttctcaatgctctgctgcacacggccaatacattttcactgccactgtgcaagggcaatgccctggaccagttcttctgtgaagttccccagatcctcaagctctcctgctcacactcctacctcagggaagctgggcttattgtggttagtgtctgtttaatatttgggtgttttgttttcattgtggtgtcctatgtgcagatcttcagggccgtgctgaggatcccctctgagcagggacggcacaaagccttttccacctgcctccctcacctggccgtgatctccctgtttgtcagcactggcgtgtttgccaacctgaagcccccctccatctcttccccatccctggatctggtggtgtctgttctgtactcggtggtgcctccagcagtgaaccccctcatctacagcatgaggaatcagGAGCTGAAAGTAGCACTGAAGAAGCCgattcattcttttttctgtcaGCAACAATAA